One window of the Hoplias malabaricus isolate fHopMal1 chromosome Y, fHopMal1.hap1, whole genome shotgun sequence genome contains the following:
- the LOC136679516 gene encoding RNA-binding protein FUS-like: MASDSGYGQPGAQQSYGSYGGSQEYQQSGQSYGQGNGSGSFGGQSYEGYGQTEGFGQSSQGFPSTGYGQQQQSYAGYGQQSTDYSSSFGDKSYGQQSSYGQQSEGGYGQQTGSSYSGSQGGYGRRNEDDDSRRYGGSDGDRSEGGYRGRGRGGFDRGGYDRGGYDRGGYDRGGRGGGGGQSFGMGGGDRGGYKNYGGSRDYHQKDDSEEQDNSDNNTIFVQGLGEDVSTQEVGDYFKQIGIIKVNKKTGKPMINLYTDKATGRLKGEATVSFDDPPSAKAAIDWFDGKEFNGKPIKVSFATRRAEFTQRGGGGGGGGGGGGRGRGGFRGRGGFGGGPNFDVKGGDWPCPNSSCGNMNFARRYECNKCGAPKPGDSFGGDRGGRGGYGGDRGGFRGGRGGFRGGDRGGYGGGGDRGGGGYKMGGRGGDHREERRARPY, from the exons ATGGCCTCTG ATTCAGGCTATGGGCAGCCTGGAGCCCAGCAAAG TTATGGATCCTATGGGGGGTCCCAAGAATATCAACAAAGTGGACAG AGCTATGGGCAAGGTAATGGCAGTGGTTCTTTTGGGGGACAGAGCTACGAAGGTTATGGGCAAACAG AGGGTTTTGGGCAGTCATCCCAGGGTTTCCCCTCTACTGGCTATGGCCAGCAACAGCAAAGTTATGCTGGTTATGGCCAGCAAAGTACTGATTATTCATCAAG TTTTGGAGACAAATCCTATGGGCAACAGAGCTCTTATGGGCAGCAGTCTGAAGGAGGGTATGGCCAGCAGACTGGGAGCTCTTACAGTGGTTCTCAGGGAGGTTACGGAAGGCGGAATGAGG ATGATGATAGCCGAAGGTATGGTGGAAGTGATGGTGACCGATCTGAAGGTGGATACAGAGGCAGAGGACGCGGTGGCTTTGATCGCGGTGGTTATGATCGTGGCGGCTATGATCGTGGAGGTTATGAccgaggtggaagaggaggaggaggaggacaatcCTTTGGTATGGG TGGTGGTGACCGTGGTGGCTACAAAAATTACGGTG GATCAAGAGACTATCATCAGAAGGATGATTCAG AAGAGCAAGATAACTCAGACAACAACACCATCTTTGTCCAAGGACTCGGAGAAGATGTGTCCACTCAGGAAGTTGGAGACTATTTCAAACAGATTGGGATCATTAAG GTGAATAAGAAGACAGGAAAACCAATGATCAACCTCTACACTGACAAAGCCACTGGCAGACTGAAGGGAGAAGCTACAGTCTCATTTGATGACCCTCCTTCTGCCAAAGCTGCAATTGACTGGTTTGATG GAAAAGAGTTTAATGGTAAACCCATTAAAGTGTCATTCGCTACAAGAAGGGCTGAATTCACCCagagaggaggtggtggtggtggtggcggcggcggcggcggcaGAGGACGTGGAG GCTTCAGAGGCAGAGGTGGCTTTGGTGGGGGTCCTAACTTTGATGTCAAAGGAGGAGATTGGCCTTGTCCAAACAG CTCTTGTGGCAACATGAACTTTGCGCGAAGATATGAATGCAACAAATGTGGGGCACCGAAACCAGGAGACAGTTTTGGAGGAG ATCGTGGAGGTAGAGGAGGTTATGGCGGGGACCGCGGTGGATTCCGAGGAGGAAGAGGGGGTTTCAGAGGTGGGGACCGTGGAGGCTATGGCGGTGGTGGAGACCGTGGAGGTGGTGGATACAAGATGGGAGGAAG AGGAGGAGAtcacagagaagagagaagagccCGGCCGTACTAA
- the LOC136678983 gene encoding matrix metalloproteinase-28-like isoform X1 has product MAQDSPFHLKSETLRFLFSLSVLLITAGCSPLTDHHLQTADVEGFLERFGYLHEEEHKHSTTEVKSAVREFQWLSHLPVTGKLDSATLVKMASPRCGVKDSGSHDAWAQRVNSVFTGYGRQHLRRKRYTRPGEKWYKRHLTYRIENWPRNLSQGSVRLAIQTAFQLWSNVSGLIFQEVSVDPTDIRLAFYEGEHNDGTSNAFDGPGGALAHAFFPCRGEAHFDKSERWTLNGHKGHNLFLVTAHEIGHTLGLEHSPVRHALMSPYYKKLGRSLLLSWDDITAVQQLYGKPPGGVVVQRPGRALSWEMQDWELAQEPASSHKPSQYCHGLFDAITMDADGTVLVFRGGLFWTVSSQGNISSPLLLQQRWPQLPFAIEAAAFSPTDSKLYFFKGKRMWRYSGADLDPGFSRKTSDLGLPCHPDCAFFYVPLRRLVLFKGSRYFVLNLETLQPEPYYPRGLRDWTGVPRGANGALTRPDGQLYFFREQQYWSFDPENVRVTGTGQWAKTLEWTGCSGTHSEQSNDIL; this is encoded by the exons ATGGCTCAGGactctccattccaccttaaatccgaGACTCTCAGgttcctcttctctctgtctgtgcttCTGATCACAGCTGGATGTTCTCCACTCACAGACCACCACCTTCAGACTGCAGATGTGGAG GGATTTCTGGAGCGGTTTGGCTACCTGCACGAGGAGgagcacaaacacagcacaactGAAGTAAAGTCAGCTGTCAG GGAGTTTCAGTGGCTGTCCCACCTGCCTGTAACTGGAAAGCTGGACAGTGCCACACTGGTGAAGATGGCCTCGCCACGCTGTGGGGTGAAGGACAGCGGCAGCCATGACGCCTGGGCACAGAGAGTCAACTCAGTTTTTACTGGATACGGTCGGCAGCACCTTCGCAGGAAGCGCTACACTCGGCCAG GGGAGAAGTGGTACAAGCGGCACCTGACCTACCGTATTGAGAACTGGCCACGGAACCTCTCTCAGGGCTCAGTACGACTGGCCATTCAGACAGCGTTCCAGCTTTGGAGCAACGTGTCCGGGCTGATCTTTCAGGAGGTCAGCGTGGATCCCACAGACATAAGACTGGCCTTCTACGAGGGGGAACACAATGATGGAACAAGTAACGCATTCGATGGCCCAG GAGGTGCCCTGGCTCATGCGTTTTTCCCATGCCGTGGCGAAGCTCACTTTGACAAATCGGAGCGTTGGACTCTGAATGGCCACAAAGGACACAATCTTTTCCTGGTCACTGCCCATGAGATCGGCCACACGCTGGGGTTGGAGCACTCTCCTGTCCGTCACGCACTCATGTCGCCGTACTACAAGAAACTGGGGCGCAGTCTGCTCCTCAGCTGGGACGACATCACAGCCGTGCAACAGTTATATG gaaAGCCTCCAGGCGGTGTGGTAGTTCAGAGACCAGGCCGAGCTCTGAGCTGGGAAATGCAGGACTGGGAACTAGCGCAGGAACCTGCTAGCAGCCATAAACCATCCCAATATTGCCACGGCCTGTTTGATGCCATCACGATGG atgctgaTGGGACAGTGCTGGTCTTCAGGGGTGGTCTGTTTTGGACTGTGTCTTCTCAAGGAAACATAAGTTCTCCACTTCTTCTCCAGCAGCGCTGGCCTCAACTCCCGTTCGCCATTGAAGCTGCTGCCTTCTCACCGACGGACAGCAAGCTCTACTTCTTCAAAG GTAAAAGAATGTGGAGATATTCCGGGGCTGATCTTGACCCTGGTTTCTCCAGAAAAACCAGTGATTTGGGCCTTCCCTGTCACCCTGACTGTGCTTTCTTCTACGTTCCTCTGAGGCGCTTGGTGCTCTTTAAAGGCTCACGTTACTTTGTCCTGAACCTGGAGACGCTTCAACCGGAGCCCTATTATCCACGCGGCCTCAGAGACTGGACGGGGGTCCCGAGAGGGGCCAACGGTGCCCTGACCCGGCCAGATGGGCAACTGTACTTCTTTAGAGAACAGCAGTACTGGAGCTTCGACCCGGAGAACGTACGGGTCACCGGCACTGGGCAGTGGGCCAAAACACTGGAGTGGACTGGCTGCTCCGGGACTCACTCAGAACAGAGCAATGACATATTGTGA
- the LOC136678983 gene encoding matrix metalloproteinase-28-like isoform X2 has protein sequence MAQDSPFHLKSETLRFLFSLSVLLITAGCSPLTDHHLQTADVEGFLERFGYLHEEEHKHSTTEVKSAVREFQWLSHLPVTGKLDSATLVKMASPRCGVKDSGSHDAWAQRVNSVFTGYGRQHLRRKRYTRPGEKWYKRHLTYRIENWPRNLSQGSVRLAIQTAFQLWSNVSGLIFQEVSVDPTDIRLAFYEGEHNDGTSNAFDGPGKPPGGVVVQRPGRALSWEMQDWELAQEPASSHKPSQYCHGLFDAITMDADGTVLVFRGGLFWTVSSQGNISSPLLLQQRWPQLPFAIEAAAFSPTDSKLYFFKGKRMWRYSGADLDPGFSRKTSDLGLPCHPDCAFFYVPLRRLVLFKGSRYFVLNLETLQPEPYYPRGLRDWTGVPRGANGALTRPDGQLYFFREQQYWSFDPENVRVTGTGQWAKTLEWTGCSGTHSEQSNDIL, from the exons ATGGCTCAGGactctccattccaccttaaatccgaGACTCTCAGgttcctcttctctctgtctgtgcttCTGATCACAGCTGGATGTTCTCCACTCACAGACCACCACCTTCAGACTGCAGATGTGGAG GGATTTCTGGAGCGGTTTGGCTACCTGCACGAGGAGgagcacaaacacagcacaactGAAGTAAAGTCAGCTGTCAG GGAGTTTCAGTGGCTGTCCCACCTGCCTGTAACTGGAAAGCTGGACAGTGCCACACTGGTGAAGATGGCCTCGCCACGCTGTGGGGTGAAGGACAGCGGCAGCCATGACGCCTGGGCACAGAGAGTCAACTCAGTTTTTACTGGATACGGTCGGCAGCACCTTCGCAGGAAGCGCTACACTCGGCCAG GGGAGAAGTGGTACAAGCGGCACCTGACCTACCGTATTGAGAACTGGCCACGGAACCTCTCTCAGGGCTCAGTACGACTGGCCATTCAGACAGCGTTCCAGCTTTGGAGCAACGTGTCCGGGCTGATCTTTCAGGAGGTCAGCGTGGATCCCACAGACATAAGACTGGCCTTCTACGAGGGGGAACACAATGATGGAACAAGTAACGCATTCGATGGCCCAG gaaAGCCTCCAGGCGGTGTGGTAGTTCAGAGACCAGGCCGAGCTCTGAGCTGGGAAATGCAGGACTGGGAACTAGCGCAGGAACCTGCTAGCAGCCATAAACCATCCCAATATTGCCACGGCCTGTTTGATGCCATCACGATGG atgctgaTGGGACAGTGCTGGTCTTCAGGGGTGGTCTGTTTTGGACTGTGTCTTCTCAAGGAAACATAAGTTCTCCACTTCTTCTCCAGCAGCGCTGGCCTCAACTCCCGTTCGCCATTGAAGCTGCTGCCTTCTCACCGACGGACAGCAAGCTCTACTTCTTCAAAG GTAAAAGAATGTGGAGATATTCCGGGGCTGATCTTGACCCTGGTTTCTCCAGAAAAACCAGTGATTTGGGCCTTCCCTGTCACCCTGACTGTGCTTTCTTCTACGTTCCTCTGAGGCGCTTGGTGCTCTTTAAAGGCTCACGTTACTTTGTCCTGAACCTGGAGACGCTTCAACCGGAGCCCTATTATCCACGCGGCCTCAGAGACTGGACGGGGGTCCCGAGAGGGGCCAACGGTGCCCTGACCCGGCCAGATGGGCAACTGTACTTCTTTAGAGAACAGCAGTACTGGAGCTTCGACCCGGAGAACGTACGGGTCACCGGCACTGGGCAGTGGGCCAAAACACTGGAGTGGACTGGCTGCTCCGGGACTCACTCAGAACAGAGCAATGACATATTGTGA
- the LOC136679247 gene encoding protein FAM124B-like, with amino-acid sequence MLRKPYLFHNRVDDEATDSGAETAGSDCSKMYSSSIDLMAGTGQEPPPVIVHLLSNPGDSLLLQHTLDRLLEWVFPGLRLFHVSERACPVRDFTLSPVSGYPSLAVTLFLHESFGEAYGEERILRVLDFLQRPPWQYHHTESFGSRTGQGVHISAAVSSSNPSLRPYLLPSRDFFSLGTGMPVWGVRPVHCGGEVVRLTLHSGYENFEDSVRLYETVLRKRAEEQKAGFCWFTLRAENGFRLQLALKRLSPGVRVEPCSSAVLQFNVCEIGQLVPLLPNTCSPISATRWQTEDLDGNKILFQVKGSAQPPRLFTSAFPLSLPSRSVLRSPGPPQLLSAPRGSFSRLQERAVVQRVEGESVGSSSVCSTPPGSSCYSSQRSSPSITRLLQEHQEPQETQEEEPETDVDTGRTVGPLLHRPTAVGSSSLETLARDLRHGLREAQRNPPEPLTQTLDCLEPAEQVDEFFI; translated from the exons GTCGGACTGCAGCAAAATGTATAGCAGCAGCA TTGACCTCATGGCAGGCACGGGTCAGGAGCCTCCGCCGGTCATCGTGCACTTACTGTCGAACCCTGGAGACTCTCTCCTCCTGCAGCACACTCTGGATCGCCTCCTCGAGTGGGTTTTCCCAGGCCTGCGTCTCTTCCACGTGTCTGAACGAGCCTGTCCGGTTCGTGATTTCACTCTGTCTCCTGTTTCCGGATACCCATCCCTAGCGGTCACGCTCTTTCTGCACGAATCGTTTGGAGAG GCCTACGGAGAGGAGCGGATTCTGAGAGTTTTGGATTTCCTTCAGCGTCCTCCTTGGCAGTACCACCACACAGAGAGTTTCGGGAGTCGGACGGGTCAGGGGGTTCATATTAGCGCCGCAGTGTCATCCTCAAATCCCTCCCTGAGGCCGTACCTGCTGCCGAGCCGTGATTTCTTCAGCCTGGGGACAGGGATGCCGGTGTGGGGGGTGCGACCGGTTCACTGTGGAGGGGAAGTAGTGCGGCTGACGCTTCACAGCGGCTACGAGAACTTTGAGGACTCTGTGAGGCTCTACGAGACAGTGCTGCGGAAGAGAGCCGAGGAGCAGAAGGCCGGGTTCTGCTGGTTCACGCTGAGAGCAGAGAATGGGTTCCGTCTGCAGCTTGCTCTCAAGCGCCTTTCGCCCGGGGTGAGGGTGGAGCCCTGCAGCTCTGCCGTGCTGCAGTTCAACGTCTGTGAGATCGGTCAGCTCGTTCCTCTGCTGCCCAACACTTGCTCGCCCATCAGTGCCACACGCTGGCAGACTGAGGACCTGGACGGGAACAAGATTCTTTTTCAG GTGAAAGGATCAGCTCAGCCTCCCAGACTCTTCACCTCAGCGTTTCCCCTCAGTTTACCCTCACGTTCAGTCTTGAGGAGCCCGGGACCCCCACAGCTCCTCTCAGCCCCCCGTGGCTCCTTCAGCAGGCTTCAGGAGAGAGCTGTGGTGCAGAGAGTGGAAGGAGAGAGTGTGGGCTCCAGCAGTGTGTGCAGCACACCTCCAGGGAGCTCCTGTTACTCCTCTCAGCGCAGCAGTCCCTCCATCACTCGCCTCCTGCAGGAGCACCAGGAACCGCAGGAGACACAGGAGGAGGAGCCTGAGACAGAcgtggacacgggaagaacTGTTGGACCACTGCTTCACAGGCCCACTGCAGTAGGGAGTTCCAGTCTCGAAACGCTGGCCAGGGACCTAAGACATGGCCTGAGGGAGGCACAGAGAAACCCACCAGAGCCACTAACACAGACGTTAGACTGTTTAGAACCCGCAGAACAAGTGGATGAGTTCTTCATCTGA